The following proteins come from a genomic window of Aphelocoma coerulescens isolate FSJ_1873_10779 chromosome 29, UR_Acoe_1.0, whole genome shotgun sequence:
- the NR4A1 gene encoding nuclear receptor subfamily 4immunitygroup A member 1 isoform X2: MPCIQAQYGTAGTGPCERCPAELLSPEGGRFPMEVAGADLAAAPALPSFSTFMEGYAGEFDAFLYQLPASGQSSAATAFKLEDFQVYGCYPSAFGGQPDEALSSSGSDCYGSPCSIPSPATPGFQPPQAPGWEGSFGAYSPLPNYEGGQPWAEPAKGGGSQPPFFAFGPPAPSPGGSPVTLKGQPGPAPCVDPRLLDTDAFPPSQGPARGFAGLPLAPTSPLLEGPALAPTKVRSPGAGEGRCAVCGDNASCQHYGVRTCEGCKGFFKRTVQKNAKYICLANKDCPVDKRRRNRCQFCRFQKCLAVGMVKEVVRTDSLKGRRGRLPSKPKQPPDASPVSLITSLVRAHIDSIPSATKLDYSKFQESAPRPFEKEDSVDVQQFYDLLTGSMDVIRKWAEKIQGFSELPKEDQDLLLESAFLELFILRLAYRSKPEEGKLIFCNGVVLHRQQCVRGFGEWIDAILEFSQSLHRMSVDVPSFSCLAALVIITDRHGLKEPKRVEELQNRIVGCLKDHVAAAGAEPGRSSCLSKLLGKLPELRSLCTQGLQRIFYLKLEDLVPPPPIVDKIFMDTLPF, from the exons ATGCCCTGCATCCAGGCACAGTACGGCACCGCGGGCACTGGCCCCTGTGAGCGCTGCCCGGCCGAGCTGCTCAGCCCTGAAGGCGGCCGATTCCCCATGGAAGTGGCTGGAGCCGATCTGGCGGccgcccctgccctgcccagcttcAGCACCTTCATGGAGGGCTACGCCGGCGAGTTTGACGCCTTCCTCTACCAGCTGCCAGCAAGCGGCCAGTCCAGCGCCGCCACCGCCTTCAAGCTGGAGGACTTCCAGGTTTACGGCTGCTACCCCAGCGCCTTCGGTGGGCAGCCGGACGAGGCCCTCTCCTCCAGTGGCTCGGACTGCTACGGGagcccctgctccatcccctcgCCCGCCACGCCAGGCTTCCAGCCTCCACAGGCCCCAGGCTGGGAGGGCTCCTTCGGGGCGTACTCACCGCTACCGAACTACGAGGGtgggcagccctgggcagagccagcCAAGGGCGGGGGGTCACAGCCCCCCTTCTTTGCCTTCGGCCCCCCGGCCCCCAGCCCAGGTGGGTCCCCTGTGACCCTGAAGGGGCAGCCAGGCCCCGCGCCCTGTGTGGACCCACGGCTGCTGGACACGGACGCCTTCCCCCCGAGCCAAGGTCCTGCCAGGGGCTTCGCGGGGCTGCCCCTGGCCCCCACCTCCCCGCtgctggaggggccggcgctgGCGCCCACCAAGGTGCGCAGCCCCGGGGCGGGCGAGGGTCGCTGCGCCGTCTGCGGGGACAACGCGTCCTGCCAGCACTACGGCGTGCGCACCTGCGAGGGCTGCAAGGGCTTCTTCAAG CGCACAGTGCAGAAGAATGCCAAGTACATCTGCCTGGCCAACAAGGATTGCCCTGTGGACAAGCGGCGCAGGAACCGCTGCCAGTTCTGCCGCTTCCAGAAGTGCCTGGCCGTCGGCATGGTCAAAGAAG TGGTCCGGACCGACAGCCTGaaggggcggcggggccgtctCCCCTCCAAGCCCAAACAGCCGCCAGATGCGTCCCCCGTCAGCCTCATCACCTCGCTGGTGCGGGCACACATCGACTccatccccagtgccaccaagcTCGACTACTCCAAG TTCCAGGAGTCAGCACCACGCCCGTTCGAGAAGGAGGACTCGGTGGACGTGCAGCAGTTCTATGACCTGCTCACCGGCTCCATGGACGTCATCCGCAAGTGGGCCGAGAAGATCCAGGGATTCTCCGAGCTGCCCAAGGAGGACCAGGACCTTCTGCTGGAGTCAGCCTTCCTGGAGCTCTTCATCCTGCGCCTGGCATACCG ctctaagccaGAGGAAGGGAAACTCATCTTCTGCAACGGGGTGGTGCTGCACCGGCAGCAGTGCGTGCGCGGCTTCGGAGAGTGGATCGACGCCATCCTCGAGTTCTCCCAGAGCCTGCACCGCATGAGCGTCGACGtcccctccttctcctgcctTGCCGCCCTCGTCATCATCACAG ACCGGCATGGGCTGAAGGAGCCGAAGCGGGTGGAGGAGCTGCAGAACCGCATCGTGGGCTGCCTCAAGGACCacgtggcagcagcaggggccgAGCCCGGGCGCTCCAGCTGCCTCTCCAAGCTGCTGGGGAAGTTGCCGGAGCTGCGCAGCCTCTGCACCCAGGGCCTCCAGCGCATCTTCTACCTCAAGCTGGAGGACCTGGTGCCACCACCGCCCATCGTTGACAAGATCTTCATGGACACTCTGCCTTTCTGA
- the NR4A1 gene encoding nuclear receptor subfamily 4immunitygroup A member 1 isoform X1, with the protein MPCIQAQYGTAGTGPCERCPAELLSPEGGRFPMEVAGADLAAAPALPSFSTFMEGYAGEFDAFLYQLPASGQSSAATAFKLEDFQVYGCYPSAFGGQPDEALSSSGSDCYGSPCSIPSPATPGFQPPQAPGWEGSFGAYSPLPNYEGGQPWAEPAKGGGSQPPFFAFGPPAPSPGGSPVTLKGQPGPAPCVDPRLLDTDAFPPSQGPARGFAGLPLAPTSPLLEGPALAPTKVRSPGAGEGRCAVCGDNASCQHYGVRTCEGCKGFFKRTVQKNAKYICLANKDCPVDKRRRNRCQFCRFQKCLAVGMVKEVVRTDSLKGRRGRLPSKPKQPPDASPVSLITSLVRAHIDSIPSATKLDYSKFQESAPRPFEKEDSVDVQQFYDLLTGSMDVIRKWAEKIQGFSELPKEDQDLLLESAFLELFILRLAYRSKPEEGKLIFCNGVVLHRQQCVRGFGEWIDAILEFSQSLHRMSVDVPSFSCLAALVIITGETPPSSRLAAVPIPTSCLSPRSHTLCVTPDRHGLKEPKRVEELQNRIVGCLKDHVAAAGAEPGRSSCLSKLLGKLPELRSLCTQGLQRIFYLKLEDLVPPPPIVDKIFMDTLPF; encoded by the exons ATGCCCTGCATCCAGGCACAGTACGGCACCGCGGGCACTGGCCCCTGTGAGCGCTGCCCGGCCGAGCTGCTCAGCCCTGAAGGCGGCCGATTCCCCATGGAAGTGGCTGGAGCCGATCTGGCGGccgcccctgccctgcccagcttcAGCACCTTCATGGAGGGCTACGCCGGCGAGTTTGACGCCTTCCTCTACCAGCTGCCAGCAAGCGGCCAGTCCAGCGCCGCCACCGCCTTCAAGCTGGAGGACTTCCAGGTTTACGGCTGCTACCCCAGCGCCTTCGGTGGGCAGCCGGACGAGGCCCTCTCCTCCAGTGGCTCGGACTGCTACGGGagcccctgctccatcccctcgCCCGCCACGCCAGGCTTCCAGCCTCCACAGGCCCCAGGCTGGGAGGGCTCCTTCGGGGCGTACTCACCGCTACCGAACTACGAGGGtgggcagccctgggcagagccagcCAAGGGCGGGGGGTCACAGCCCCCCTTCTTTGCCTTCGGCCCCCCGGCCCCCAGCCCAGGTGGGTCCCCTGTGACCCTGAAGGGGCAGCCAGGCCCCGCGCCCTGTGTGGACCCACGGCTGCTGGACACGGACGCCTTCCCCCCGAGCCAAGGTCCTGCCAGGGGCTTCGCGGGGCTGCCCCTGGCCCCCACCTCCCCGCtgctggaggggccggcgctgGCGCCCACCAAGGTGCGCAGCCCCGGGGCGGGCGAGGGTCGCTGCGCCGTCTGCGGGGACAACGCGTCCTGCCAGCACTACGGCGTGCGCACCTGCGAGGGCTGCAAGGGCTTCTTCAAG CGCACAGTGCAGAAGAATGCCAAGTACATCTGCCTGGCCAACAAGGATTGCCCTGTGGACAAGCGGCGCAGGAACCGCTGCCAGTTCTGCCGCTTCCAGAAGTGCCTGGCCGTCGGCATGGTCAAAGAAG TGGTCCGGACCGACAGCCTGaaggggcggcggggccgtctCCCCTCCAAGCCCAAACAGCCGCCAGATGCGTCCCCCGTCAGCCTCATCACCTCGCTGGTGCGGGCACACATCGACTccatccccagtgccaccaagcTCGACTACTCCAAG TTCCAGGAGTCAGCACCACGCCCGTTCGAGAAGGAGGACTCGGTGGACGTGCAGCAGTTCTATGACCTGCTCACCGGCTCCATGGACGTCATCCGCAAGTGGGCCGAGAAGATCCAGGGATTCTCCGAGCTGCCCAAGGAGGACCAGGACCTTCTGCTGGAGTCAGCCTTCCTGGAGCTCTTCATCCTGCGCCTGGCATACCG ctctaagccaGAGGAAGGGAAACTCATCTTCTGCAACGGGGTGGTGCTGCACCGGCAGCAGTGCGTGCGCGGCTTCGGAGAGTGGATCGACGCCATCCTCGAGTTCTCCCAGAGCCTGCACCGCATGAGCGTCGACGtcccctccttctcctgcctTGCCGCCCTCGTCATCATCACAGGTGAgaccccccccagctccaggctggctgctgtccccatccccacctcgTGTCTGTCGCCGCGGTCCCACACCCTGTGTGTAACCCCAGACCGGCATGGGCTGAAGGAGCCGAAGCGGGTGGAGGAGCTGCAGAACCGCATCGTGGGCTGCCTCAAGGACCacgtggcagcagcaggggccgAGCCCGGGCGCTCCAGCTGCCTCTCCAAGCTGCTGGGGAAGTTGCCGGAGCTGCGCAGCCTCTGCACCCAGGGCCTCCAGCGCATCTTCTACCTCAAGCTGGAGGACCTGGTGCCACCACCGCCCATCGTTGACAAGATCTTCATGGACACTCTGCCTTTCTGA
- the ACVR1B gene encoding activin receptor type-1B — translation MVSVFNLDGVKHHVRTCIPEAKLIPAGKPFYCLSSEDLRNTHCCYSDFCNKIDLMVPSGHLKDNEPPSSWGPVELVAVIAGPVFLVFVVMIIVVFVFHHHQRVYHNRQRLDMEDPSCEMCLSKDKTLQDLVYDLSTSGSGSGLPLFVQRTVARTIVLQEIIGKGRFGEVWRGRWRGGDVAVKIFSSREERSWFREAEIYQTVMLRHENILGFIAADNKDNGTWTQLWLVSDYHEHGSLFDYLNRYTVTIEGMIKLALSAASGLAHLHMEIVGTQGKPGIAHRDLKSKNILVKKNGTCAIADLGLAVRHDSVTDTIDIAPNQRVGTKRYMAPEVLDETINMKHFDSFKCADIYALGLVYWEIARRCNAGGIHEEYQLPYYDLVPSDPSIEEMRKVVCDQKLRPNIPNWWQSYEALRVMGKMMRECWYANGAARLTALRIKKTLSQLSVQEDVKI, via the exons ATGGTCTCGGTCTTCAACCTGGATGGTGTCAAACACCATGTTCGGACCTGCATTCCTGAGGCAAAATTGATTCCTGCTGGGAAACCCTTCTATTGTCTGAGTTCAGAGGATCTGCGTAATACTCACTGCTGCTACTCCGATTTTTGCAACAAAATTGATTTAATGGTTCCCAGCG GACACCTGAAAGACAATGAGCCCCCGTCAAGCTGGGGTCCCGTGGAGCTGGTGGCGGTGATTGCCGGGCCCGTCTTCCTCGTGTTTGTTGTAATGATCATTGTAGTCTTTGTGTTCCATCACCACCAACGAGTCTACCACAACCGCCAGCGGCTGGACATGGAAGACCCTTCTTGTGAAATGTGCCTTTCCAAGGATAAGACCTTGCAAGATCTGGTCTATGATCTCTCCACCTCCGGCTCTGGCTCAG GCTTGCCTCTGTTTGTCCAGCGGACCGTGGCTCGGACAATTGTCCTTCAGGAGATCATTGGCAAAGGCCGCTTTGGGGAGGTGTGGCGGGGCAGGTGGCGTGGAGGTGACGTGGCTGTGAAGATCTTCTCTTCACGTGAGGAGCGTTCCTGGTTCAGGGAAGCAGAGATATACCAAACTGTGATGCTGCGGCACGAGAACATCCTGGGATTTATTGCTGCGGATAACAAAG ATAATGGGACATGGACTCAGCTGTGGCTCGTCTCTGACTACCACGAGCACGGGTCTCTCTTTGACTACCTGAATCGGTACACGGTGACTATCGAGGGCATGATCAAGCTTGCCCTGTCTGCTGCCAGTGGGCTGGCCCACCTGCACATGGAGATCGTGGGCACTCAGG GAAAACCTGGGATCGCTCACAGAGACCTGAAATCCAAGAACATCTTGGTGAAGAAGAACGGCACATGTGCCATCGCTGACCTGGGCCTGGCCGTCCGGCACGACTCCGTCACGGACACGATTGATATCGCACCAAATCAAAGGGTCGGAACCAAACG ATACATGGCCCCAGAAGTCTTGGATGAAACCATCAACATGAAGCATTTTGATTCATTTAAATGTGCCGATATCTACGCCTTGGGCTTGGTCTACTGGGAGATTGCCCGAAGGTGCAACGCAGGAG GTATCCATGAGGAGTACCAGCTTCCCTACTACGACCTTGTACCCTCTGATCCTTCGATTGAGGAGATGCGGAAGGTCGTGTGTGACCAGAAATTACGGCCAAACATCCCAAACTGGTGGCAGAGCTACGAG GCACTACGGGTGATGGGCAAGATGATGCGAGAGTGCTGGTACGCCAACGGAGCAGCTCGGCTCACTGCCCTCCGCATCAAGAAAACCCTCTCCCAGCTCAGTGTCCAGGAAGATGTGAAAATTTAG
- the ATG101 gene encoding autophagy-related protein 101 isoform X2: MNCRAEVLEVSVEGRQVEEAMLAVLHTVLLHRSTGKFHYKKEGTYSIGTVGTQDVDCDFIDFAYVRVSSEELDRALRKAVGEFKDALRGSGSDGMGQISLEFYQKKKSRWPFSDECIPWELWTIKVNVVNLANEQERQICREKVGEKLCEKIINIVEVMNRHEYLPKMPTQSEVDNVFDTSLKDVQPYLYKISYQITDSLGTSVTTTMRRLIKDTLAL; this comes from the exons ATGAACTGCCGCGCCGAGGTGCTGGAGGTGTCGGTGGAGGGGCGGCAGGTGGAGGAGGCCATGCTGGCCGTGCTCCACACCGTCCTGCTGCACCGCAGCACCGGCAAGTTCCACTACAAGAAGGAGGGCACCTACTCCATCGGCACCGTGGGCACCCAGGACGTGGACTGCGACTTCATCGACTTTGCCTACGTCCGTGTCTCCTCCGAGGAGCTCGACCGGGCCCTCCGCAAGGCCGTCGGGGAGTTCAAG GACGCGCTGCGTGGCTCCGGCTCCGATGGGATGGGGCAGATCTCCCTGGAGTTCTACCAGAAGAAGAAGTCGCGGTGGCCCTTCTCGGACGAGTGCATCCCCTGGGAGCTCTGGACCATCAAGGTGAACGTGGTGAACCTGGCAAACGAGCAGGAGCGGCAGATCTGCCGCGAGAAGGTGGGTGAGAAGCTCTGCGAGAAGATCATCAACATCGTGGAGGTGATGAACCGCCACGAGTACCTGCCCAAGATGCCCACCCAGTCCGAGGTGGACAATGTCTTCGACACCAGCCTGAAGGACGTGCAGCCCTACCTGTACAAGATCTCCTACCAGATCACGGACTCCCTGGGCACCTCAGTCACCACCACCATGCGCCGGCTCATCAAGGACACACTGGCGCTGTAG
- the TAMALIN gene encoding protein TAMALIN, translating into MTLRRRRRRRLRPKDDEAPAVAPESPGPAELYRALAAAGGTLPRVRKDAGFKWASPSQSPEEHRRVVTLEKKAEESFGFEIQTYGLHHQDRNSVEMFTFVCRVHGGSPAEAAGLKAGDTITGVNGLNVEGIRHCEIVEIIKSSGNVLRLDTLYGTSIRRAELEARLQYLKQTLYEKWGEFRSLMVQEQRLVRGVVAKDPSIYDTLESIRWCLQGEGLPGGSSRASGSDDSLYQTCVFASSSSLDGDKDGDKDKDEDSGGPAPPPPRPRPALARSASLKCAGGPGAAGRLWARAGDPGEGAAAPRKGRHSSFRQRLLKFIPGLNRALEEEESHL; encoded by the exons atgaccctgcggcggcggcggcggcggcggctccggccgAAGGACGATGAGGCACCGGCGGTGGCCCCggagagccccggccccgccgagcTCTACCGGGCGCTGGCGGCGGCCGGCGGGACCCTGCCCCGCGTGCGCAAG GACGCGGGGTTCAAGTGGGCATCCCCGAGCCAGTCCCCGGAGGAGCACAG gaGGGTGGTGACGCTAGAGAAGAAGGCAGAGGAGTCTTTCGGCTTCGAGATCCAG ACCTACGGGCTGCACCACCAGGACAGGAACAGCGTGGAGATGTTCACCTTCGTGTGCCGCGTGCACGGCGGGAGCCCGGCCGAGGCCGCGGGGCTCAAGGCTG GGGACACAATCACGGGGGTGAACGGGCTGAACGTGGAGGGCATCCGGCACTGCGAGATCGTGGAGATCATCAAGAGCTCAGGCAATGTACTCCG GCTCGACACGCTCTATGGGACGTCCATCCGGAGGGCCGAGCTGGAGGCCCGGCTGCAGTACCTGAAG CAAACCCTCTACGAGAAGTGGGGGGAGTTTCGCTCGCTGATGGTGCAGGAGCAGCGGCTTGTGCGGG GTGTGGTGGCCAAGGACCCCAGCATCTACGACACGCTGGAGTCCATCCGCTGGTGCCTGCAGGGGGAGGGACTGCCGGGGGGCTCCTCCCGTGCCAGCGGCAGCGATGACTCCCTGTACCAGACCTGCGTCTTcgcctcctccagctccttggatggggacaaggatggggacaaggacaaGGATGAGGACAGCGGGGGTCCCGCGCCCCCCCCACCGCGCCCCCGACCTGCCCTGGCCCGCAGCGCCAGCCTCAAGTGTGCaggggggccgggggctgcggggaggCTTTGGGCCCGGGCCGGGGACCCCGGGGAGGGAGCGGCCGCTCCCCGCAAGGGCCGACACAGCAGCTTCCGCCAGCGGCTGCTCAAGTTCATCCCGGGTCTGAACCGGgcgctggaggaggaggagagtcaCCTCTAG
- the ATG101 gene encoding autophagy-related protein 101 isoform X1 has translation MVGPGRTRCCAPSSAAPAMNCRAEVLEVSVEGRQVEEAMLAVLHTVLLHRSTGKFHYKKEGTYSIGTVGTQDVDCDFIDFAYVRVSSEELDRALRKAVGEFKDALRGSGSDGMGQISLEFYQKKKSRWPFSDECIPWELWTIKVNVVNLANEQERQICREKVGEKLCEKIINIVEVMNRHEYLPKMPTQSEVDNVFDTSLKDVQPYLYKISYQITDSLGTSVTTTMRRLIKDTLAL, from the exons ATGGtcgggcccgggcg CACCCGCTGCTGTGCCCCCTCCAGCGCCGCCCCTGCCATGAACTGCCGCGCCGAGGTGCTGGAGGTGTCGGTGGAGGGGCGGCAGGTGGAGGAGGCCATGCTGGCCGTGCTCCACACCGTCCTGCTGCACCGCAGCACCGGCAAGTTCCACTACAAGAAGGAGGGCACCTACTCCATCGGCACCGTGGGCACCCAGGACGTGGACTGCGACTTCATCGACTTTGCCTACGTCCGTGTCTCCTCCGAGGAGCTCGACCGGGCCCTCCGCAAGGCCGTCGGGGAGTTCAAG GACGCGCTGCGTGGCTCCGGCTCCGATGGGATGGGGCAGATCTCCCTGGAGTTCTACCAGAAGAAGAAGTCGCGGTGGCCCTTCTCGGACGAGTGCATCCCCTGGGAGCTCTGGACCATCAAGGTGAACGTGGTGAACCTGGCAAACGAGCAGGAGCGGCAGATCTGCCGCGAGAAGGTGGGTGAGAAGCTCTGCGAGAAGATCATCAACATCGTGGAGGTGATGAACCGCCACGAGTACCTGCCCAAGATGCCCACCCAGTCCGAGGTGGACAATGTCTTCGACACCAGCCTGAAGGACGTGCAGCCCTACCTGTACAAGATCTCCTACCAGATCACGGACTCCCTGGGCACCTCAGTCACCACCACCATGCGCCGGCTCATCAAGGACACACTGGCGCTGTAG